ATACGAGGTCCGCAAACTGACAAAAAACAGGGACAGCCATAAGTAAACATGAGAACGTAATAGAACAATTCAgaagatttggcaagaagaatACTTTTCCATGATGCTATCTTGATCCAAGTCGGCAAGTATCTTGTTTAGCTGGTGGTGACAATTATCTGAGACATGGATCTGCCTCATCTGTTCTTCATTCAAATCTGTGTTCTTTAGTGCTTTTCTGGAGTAAAGCATGCCTGAGAGAGGGTTGTTGATTGCATGTCTCATGTAGGAGAAAGCTTTCAGCCTTTTTAGTGACGCCTGCTCGGAGGCTTGCTGCACCTGCAGTGCTTGTTGCAGCTCATGACTAGGAATATGAATAAAACAGAATACTCCAGTGATGAGACCATCCTCATTTTGCCTTCTGTTCACTGACAGAAGGCACTCAGTGTACTTCCCGCTTCGGTTGAAGAAGCCAAATGGAGCCTTTTCCGTTTCTTTGCCGGCTAACCCGCTGTTGATAACAGCACAAAGGCTTACAAATGCATCTTTGTTCTTCAAAAGGCAGGAAGCATTTCTACTGTCGAACACTTCACCGAGAAGCATCTTATCGAGCACTTCTTCTTTGTGCCACCCAGTCAGCTTGGTCATTGCAGCATTCCACTCACAACACCATCCAAATTCATCAGCACCAAATATAGGAGGAATAAGTGGGTTCGGGTTGTGAATGATCGCCTTGTAGTCTCCCTCAACCCGAGTAAACTTGTCCATCACCAACTTATGGACAGTCATATCTTGGGCTACAAAGCACACCCCAACAACATCATCATGAAGGTCCCGGCTGGCACAAGCATTCACAACCAAGATAACAGGGCCATCATCTCTCTTTGGGCCATGAGTCTTTACCTCAAATCGAACTTCTTTCTCTTCTTTGCCTGTTTGATCAGCGAAATATTTATTAGAGACCCATGAACGATCGATATTACTAAGTTATCAATCGCAAATTGTGTAAGCAGTTGACGCAATAACCAGTTAGCTAGGTTCAACACACAAATTATCAATAAATGAAGATAACACAAAGTTTCTGACTAAGGAGGAAGGCAAAGTAGGCGCGGAGGTAAATAGATAGAGAAAAGAAATACAATAAATTTACTCACCCTGCAAAGCTAGATATAGCATCCTCTGGACAACTGATACAGAAGATTCCTCCACAAGGGTAAGTATGTGCCTTCCTATGGCATCATCAACCCTTAGCCCAGTCAATTCTGCCGCTTTCTGGTTCCACCCGTTGACCAATCCATTGCCATCTACCGCCAAGATTGGAACAGTTGCTGTTTCCATTAGACGAACCATTTCACTGGTCACTGCCTGCAATTCAGCAAGCCCATCAAGCTTTAGATCACCAATCTGTTCATCTAAGCTAGCTTTTCCGGTTGGCTTGACGACACCATCCACTGTCCCTCGAAGTATAAGTTGCAATGAATGAATAGCATCCATCTCAGAATCAGTCCAAGCCAAGCTCTTCATCTTGACAACTTCAAGGAATGCCTTGAAAGACAACCTAGGGTGCATCCTTCTGCTGTCATCCTGGTCCGATGGATCATTCTTTGCACCTCCCCATCTGATTTCTTTAGCTGTATGTGACCTGAACCAAAAAAGAATATCATTGGAATTGATCTTAGCCACTGCCATCCCACAAACCATATCACCAAGAGCAGAGGCTCCTGGGTAGCCAGCATCATGGAGGCTCTCAGTACTCAGGCCAGTGGAGTCCATGTGAACTTCCGACAACCACAAGGCAAGATCGCGTATCTGTGACTCGGTTGGAGCATTACCCAGACGCCACACTTTGCCCCCATACAAAAGAGCAGCACCATCACATTTGATTAGGTCCATGATATTGGGTGCCCCTGATACGATAGTCAGGGGAGAGGCTTCCTTGAACAGCATGTCAGAGAGAATTGTTTGCATCCTCAGGATGCTTTTTTCGCGTAACTGTTTCTGTACTTCAAACTCCTTGTTGACATGGACAGCAAACACCTGTGCTAAGAACTCACAAGCATAGCGCAGCGGAAAAGGGACATATCTGGGGCTCTCATGGTGGCAAACAACAAGGCCCCACAgtatcttcttcttctgctgctgTGCTGGTTGTTCAGATCCGACCTCATCATCCTCTTCATTCTCATTAACCACAACAGCCATGACAAGGGACGCAATCGAGTTCATGTTCTCCATATACTGAAGGTGACAGCTGTGTGCTGCCCTGAGTGCTGAACCACACAAGCTAATATCAAAGGGGAGTGCCTCATCTTCGATGACCTTTATGGATCTTGCGCGGACATCGCAAATCATCCGCACTTTGTTCTTCATGAAAAGAAACCTGGCTGCTTGAGGGATATCAGTGGCCGGATAGTGCAGGCCCAGATAAGGCTCAAGGCCAGGCTTTGTGATCTCGGCAAAGACCTCGCCATGGTTATCTTCATGGAACTTGTAAGCCATAACCCTATCATACCCTGTAAGTTCAAAGACCTCCTTGACCACAGTATTGCATAGCAGCTCCATGCTTCCACCTGGCAGTGCCTGGATCTTGGAGATTGCCTTGGCAGCAAGCTTGTAAGACTGCAAGGCCCCAGCAGCAGTGGCAGGAAATTCTGTGGGGTTCACAGGCTCAAAGTCTACCACCAAACAACCGGTTGCTCGGTGAACAATGGCATAGAAAGGCTTGCCTGAGGACTTGCACTGAACCAGGATAGGGTTCAGCAAAGAAACATCAGCAAACCCTAGCGCCTTGTGCAGAGCCGTGGCACCTTGGTCAGTGAACAGAGACCGTACATTGGTGCCGATGTCGAGCCTCGGGGGATCGTCGACACTGGGCACTGCATGGCTGACAGTTGTAAGCATTTCTGGCGCGTTCTCACTGAATGCAATGACATTGAAGCTCTTCTCATCAAGGGCCAACAAGCAACCAAACGACTGGATCATCTTCCCTCTCTGAATGTGCTGCAAGTAGGCTATGACCTTCTCCGACCGCCCTTCCTGCAGCACGGTTGGAGTGTCCCGCTGGGCTTCGACCAGCTTGGAGTAGTCGAAGGAGTCACTAGATTCTTCAAACTCAGCATTGAGTTGAGCATCAAGGGTTGTTTGTGCCAACACCCTTTCCTGGGTGCTCTGGCGGTTCCTGCTGGAAGAACTGGAGGCAGGCATTGAGGAAGACATCTCCTGCCTCGAGTACTCGAACCGCTCTCAGCAGCGGTATCTGCTGCGTGCCACTCTTGCTGGACATAAATAAATGAGAAGCGGCAAACACTAATTAGTAGTAAAATATAAAAGTATGGTAAACCATTAACAgcttgcaaaaaaaaaaacagagaCGATCGTAATGGCTAAATATATTTGTTTAGTATGATGAAGTGCTACTAAATACGCGTTTCTCCTGTTTTCAGAAGCGTGAACAAATTCGACAGGCATTTTTTTTAATCGAACACGCACCTAAGTGTGCGTCTTTGTATATTAGAAGAACAGAAAGAAAATACAGAGAAGCAAAAGAACTGTACAGGCGCCCTACTGTAAAGACATAAATAAATGAGAAGCGGCAAACACTAATTAGTAGTAAAACATAAAAGTACGGTAAACCATTAACAGCTTGCAAAAAAACGCAGGGACGATCATAATGGCTAAATATATTTGCTTAGTGGTACTAAAGATGTGTTTCTTTTCCTGGTTTCAGAAGCGTGAACAAATTTGACAGACACTAGAAGAATAAAGATCCATAAAGTACCACATCTCCTGCAAACCCAAAAAGGTACTAGTAAAGAGACTTCCCATGCTAACCATAGGGAAGGAGCTCACTAGTTTGTATCTGCAACGGTGTAACTTATCCTATTCATCACTTGAAGATTTTCAAAGCGATCAGTCGGATGTGATTTAGCTGGGTCAGGATCACTCTTCTCAACATTACTGTAACCAGATGATCCTTTTTCCAAACAAATTGTATGGCTTAATAAAAAGTAGAACAGTTGGTAATTTCTTATATAGGAGAGTCAATTATCTCATCTGGAGAAAAAGAATGTGGCCACAATATTGGGAAGGTTAGTTCTGGCCTTTCTGTTGTGTACTTGTATTATTTCTCTTGATGCAGAGGAGGCCGGGGTTATCCCCTTTTTCGAAAGATAAAACTTGTATTAtttctcttttcctttttttttgcgAAGAGTGTACTTGTATTATTTCAACAATACAGTATACCCCCATGCCAAAATTCAGAAGGAAAAAACACTAGCAAGGCACGGCCAACACTTGTTGGTACTTCCAGTAAATATGCCTTCCCTGGTGATGCTTCCGTTTCACATATACTCACTCTTTTACGGACTGTAGAGGTGTGGATTTTGAGTTTTCACATACCAAAATCTCCTGCTTTTCTAGCTGTGCAAGACTGAAAGCTTAAAAAGTTCAGAAAGGCAACTAAACCTACAAGACTCAGCGCAACCAAAAAAAAAAACCCTACAAGACAACAGGAAGAACCTGCACAACAAAAAATCAGCAACGGCACCACCATCGAGATATGTATCACCGCAAACAACCAAGCAAAGCAGATTACAAGGGTCTCTGTCTCAGGAAAGCGCCCCCGGGGATCGACGAACCGCTCGGCGATTCTGTCATTCCGGTGACATTGACATGGCACATGGATGGACGGAAATCAAGAACGACCCGGCGCTCGGAAAGCCTATAAGTGGAAGGAACAACAGCACCAGAACGCCTCCCTCGGTCCCAAATCAACTGAGCAGAGAGATGCTCTGCTTTCACTGGTCAACTAGAAAGGGGATTCTGCATCGCCACAGTTGCATACCACCACTACTACTACTCCTACAGAAGAGGAACGTCACTCTCTCGACCTTTTCCCAGCGCCACAAATTCATGGAGTAGCATGATGCTGAGCCCTGATCACCGGACACAGAGCAGGAACGTCGCCCTCTCTAACCTCCCAGGATCGAATTAGCTTCTGGTATCACTATCACGCATCCAAAGTCAAACTGGGAAGGAAGCATTCAATCCAAGCTCCAAGCAAGCATACATACATACACGCAGGTGGAACAAGGGAGGGGGGAGCTGGGAAGGAATGAGAGGAGAGGGTACCTGCTACCCGGCGGCGAGCCACTGGAGAGGTGAGGTGACGGGGCCGTGGTGGAGGGGAGGAGTGGAGTAGCGGAGTGAGTGAGGCCCGTGGGTGGTGGACGCGAAGCAAATAAATACTGGCAGTGGCGGCGTGGCGCGCCGACCCTTGCTCCGCGCCGCGCCCATGACCGGCGCGGATGGGAGAGCGATGGGAGCTGTCGACGCTTAATTGGCCGCAGCCTTTCCATGTCGACTTGATTAACCTAATAACTTCACCTGCTTCCCATCGGGGGTTAACCCGTTGTGGAACTGCAGACGATACGCGATATCCGTTGCCCTTTCCTCAACGAGCTAGCTGCTCGATCTGTGCTACTCTGACTTCTCTTCCTTTTTCAAACGTTTATGCTATTTGGTACTATTCCGTCTCATAATACAAGAGCGTTTTTgtttatattttggaacggaaggAGGAGTGCCCAAGATCTTTCTCTAGCATTTCCGAGCTAGTTTCTCTTTTCAGCTAGATTTCTGCTTTCTATATTAATGCATCATCATATCCCTGTATGAGATGACTTGAGACTTATTAGAGCATCTCCTGCCGCGTCCCCAACAGGCCCCCCAGACCATTTATTAAGGCCGGCGTAGAAAAAACGGTTCAGTCGTGCACCCAGAAGCCTAATTTTCGCCGGTTAGGCTCGAAACTGGTGCCGGCGGACTCAGGCCGAACCTGGCGCGCTGTGGGGCGTCTGGGGGCGCCGGGGGAATCATTTTTGGCGCGAAAGAACGgcgggcccgccgagtcagcgaccCCCGCGcatcgtcgtcctcatcgcctcggtttctcgtggggaatcaatgccaaggctgccgcCAGTCAGCCTttcattgattcctcacgggcggcgcagtgCGGCGACGCTCCCCCTCCCGCCACGTGTACACACGGGCGGCGCAGagcgtcaaggccgagcccgtgAAGACGCCGCTCGGTCGGCGCAGCCGCGGCGTCGCCCTCGTCATCAATGAGGGCGGCCATGCCTCGTCGGCTCCTACCTCCCGCCTCATCAAGCCGAAGACGGAGCAGGGGCTCGTCCCCGTGAAGAGCGAGCACGATGACATGCCCGCACTCGACGACGGGGCCGCCTTGAAGTGGGCGCGGGAGGACTGGGCCCGGCTGGAGATGGAGCTCCAGCGCCGCGCCCTAGAGGAGATCGCCGCTCGACGTCATGGCCGCGACGAGGGAGGTGTCATCGTCCTTGAAGACAGCAACGACGAGGCGCCGCCGCTGGCCAAACCAGTCCACCAGGGCGACCCCGGGCAGGGGTCTAGCAGGGATGGCCGCGGTgtgaagaaggagaaggaggaggacgacggcggcgactATGACACCTTCAGCAAGCTCTTCGGCCTGTAGGCGCGACAATAGCCGTTTTTTCCTTTTAGTAGATTTTGTTTTCAATATAAAAAATACTATGGAACGCCTAAATATCGTCGAATCTATGTCGTGTTTGCCGAATTTTGGCCTAGTATGTTTTTAAAAATATTTACAAAACGTCGACAGGAGCGACCTGGGGGCGACGTCTGGGAACCCGATCGCCCCCACGTCGAAATTATCGCCGGTTCACCCCCAGGGCGTCGCTATTTCCAGTCCCTGGGgggccgaacggctggagatgctcttacagATTTTTTAGTGCCTAGAGAGCAGAATCCTTGCATCTTTGTAAGCAGAATCCTTGCATCTTTGTAGGCCAAGCTCCTTGCTTTCTTGAATCTCATCATCGTGCTCCATTTATCTTTGTTTCAAGCCTATATTCGTGTAAGAGAGATCCCATGGGATCTTGAGAGAGTTTTATTGAAGATCTTTTGAGGGTGTGCGACTCCTAGGCGACAAGGAGTCACTTGAGAGTTGTCAAGTGTTGTGAAGGATTTACGACTTTGTACAAGGCTCAGTGGTCACCTTCTTCATGCAAGATCAAGCGTGAGGGAGGGTTTGACCTTCATGGTGGCAAGTCGTGGTAGGATAGGTAGATGTCGCTTGTATAGACTCTTTGTGGGTGACGCTACTGAGACCTCTTTGTTCTTGGGACTTGGTATCCAAACCCCCACTAATGGGGAGTAGGATAGCACCAACTATTTGAACTTCAGGTAAATATCTTCATGTCACTGTATTTGCATTCACTACTCTTACTCTtatgttgttgcaagttttgTTTCCGCGCTCTTATCTTGTTGTAGACTTGCATGATTAGGGCTCTTAAGTAACCTTGATAGATACACTTTCATCCCGTAAAAAAAAGATAGATACACTTTCACTTAAGTCTATCCACACCCCCTCCCTCCCCACCCGCCCACCACCAGCAGTGTAGATCATAGCCTTCGATCCCTCACTTTGGCCAATATTAAAATGGTTGTAGTTGTTACAACATCGTGCTATAGGTTTACAGAGATGTTGGTGAAGGAAATGGAAGGTGAAGTGGCAGTGGTGGTGATTTCAGGAAAGTGAATGGAAGACACCAGGCATTGCGCAAGCCTTACCAAGGCGACACGGGTGGAGAAGGCGATGTCAAGAGGcatgtttttttttttgcgataAGCATGTTATTATTCATACTAAAATACCACAACAATAAGAAATTACATCTGAATACAAACCATATGTGATTTACTTCACAGAATTTAACTTTTACGTTCTTGTAGTAGTTATTGACGAAAACCTACAAAGTTTGTACTTCAAAAAGAGCCGGTGTTGCGAATTGAGCGTTGCTCAGATGGTTAGCATTCTTGTGGTGAAACCAATTCACCAGGGTTATGTCGGATGTGTTCATAGAGATAGGGTTCACGTGCGTGCATTCATACGAAAAGATGTATGTACGTGTGTGTGAGTATCTGCAATTGTTTTAATTTTTAATACAATATAGACATAAACGATCATACATATGCGTATCTACGATTGTATTGTGTTAAAAAAACGGTTTTTTTAAAAATCAGCACCCCGCATAGCAACCTGGAACGACGAGACATCATATCTCACCTTGTCAAGCTTGAGACACGGCTCTAATCAGTATCCAAACGGTTGAGTCGTTTCGTCTCGCTGCCTACTTTTTAGTGCATTGTTGAATGCCTTTCCAAAGCGGTTTAAGCTTACGTAGGTTTTTCTAGTAAAAAAAGTAAGGACTCGTTTGTTTTCTCTTTATATCTGACCGTCGAGCATTTTTTTTTCAACTATGTACAAGTATAATGCACCCACACAAAAATCATGCATGTTTTATCAAAATTCAGGGTGATCGCCATGGACACACATGCTAACGGTCCAAAAGACTTCCCTAATAACGACGGTCGTCACGAGAAAGACGGGGTTGTCACACTTTGCCAGAAGAAGCCATCCGGGCAAAACCGCCGTGGCATCCAACCAGGCGTTCCCCTAAAACCTCAAAGCATCTACAACCGATCATTTCAAACTAACAGTTCAATCAGTGCTTCGCCATGAAAAATGACTCGATCGGGCTTCTCAAAATGGCAGTGAAACCGACACCCTTTAAACCTAGCCCAAATTTAAGATATGTATGGGGAGGCCCGGACGCATTTGCCATGTTAAGCTGACCCACCATGGCCCGCATAGACCACATTAAAATTCCCCGCCCGGAGTGAACCCTAGTTTCACTTCACTCTCCACTCCTCACGGGTATCGATGGGCGCTCGTGCCCATGCCAAGGACGCAACGGAGTCGGAGGCGAGCGTTGCCCGCCATGAGGGCTAGGGATAGGGCGGCGGCGTCGAAGGCAGCCATACATTCCTCCTGCCTCCGACACGAATTGCCTGCGGTGCCCGATAAGGTGGAGCAGCTCCTCACGGTTGTCTACAACCGCTCACTGACGACAGCAGACACGAATGCCCACCGGCTCCGTCGAAATAACGCCAATGTGCTCAGGCTCGGTATCGAGCAATCAACGCGCAAAGCGCTGGAGAAGGCGGTGGCGGAAGCGAGAGCAGCAAATCTGGTGAGCCAGCAGAACTGCGCCGTCCGAAGGATGGCCGGCTACATCGACTCCTCGTCCGACAATTTCGACTAACCCCTCCTGCCGTCGACGCCTACACGGAGGGCTACGGCGGTGACCAGAAGGGTAAAGAACTGGCGAGGAAGTGGTAAAGATCCTCGACCCTCTCCGTATTTGTTTGCATTTTTAGTAATTTTAGTTTAGAACTTTGTCTGCCGTCTGAATTTTGATGTTCTTTTGGTCCGAATTATCTGGATATGGGTTTCGTTCTATGTGTGTTTGTTCCATGTTTGTTTATTTCATTGATCATCGACGCAGTATTTTTCACGTTGCATGCATATTATAGTTTTAGAGCATTTCTAACCGATCCCTTATAACCGATTAGAAGAGTAAAAATCCGGTTTTACTCCTTTAACCGGGACCTAGCCGAACCCCTAAAACCATTAGTGGAGCAAAAAAAATCCTCCACCATTTATCCGGTGCCTATATTTACTCGGCCACTCGGTAGCGGAGTAAAAAAGTTGCACCCTTCtctgcctctcctcctccccaATCCCTGCCTCCGAcaccgccccccgccgccccactaGCCAGATCCCATGGCCGCCGCTCCCCGCCACCCATCCGCAGCGTGGATGCCAGCCGCCATGAGCGTGGATGCTAGTCCTCAAGCCGTTGCCGCCGCGCCGATGCGGCCCCCTCCAGACGGCTCTCCGACTTCCCAGACCTCCCTCCGCCGCGACAGTCGCAGAGGAAGTACATCGGCGCCCGCCAGCGGCAGTGGGGACGTGGGTGGCGGAGATAACTGACCGCGACACCCACAccaagaagtggctcggctccttcCACACGGCTGAGCTTGCCGCCCTCGAGTACGACCGGTGGCAGGTCCGGTTGCACGGCGCAGCGGCGCGCCTCAACTTCTCGTGGGGGGAGGCGCGTTGGGCTCCACCCACCGCCACCGGGGGTGGTGAGTGCGGCGATGGCTAGGAAGGTCCGGGAGGCGAGGGAGAGCATTGCGGCGGAGGCCGTCGATGAGGAGTACATGGCGGTCCTCTGCCACTAGTACACCGAGCTGGCGGAGGCGGAGCGGACGATCTTCTTGGAGTGTAGGGTCAACGGGAGGTCATCGTCATCTCCGACAATGGCGGCAAGGACGAGGATGAGTTCAACGTTGAAGAATGGCGGCGCATCTTCCCCGGATTGGCTTGTCCTCTATAAGGGCGGCGATGATGTTTAGTTTTAGTTTAAATTCATGTTCAGTTTTAAGTTCAAGTTCATTTTTATGTTTAAAACGAGTGATTATGTACATTATGTGTCGAATGTCGGTTGTTTAAATTGAATCTATGCTGAACTTATGAAAACGTGCTTTTTACTCCGTTAAATTTAGGAGTTCGGCTAGGTACGAACAAAATTTAGTGGAGTAAAAATCCTCCACTAAAATTTACTCTGCGGATTTGCTCCTCTATTTTTAGGAGATCGGTTAGAGTTGGCCTTAGGGTTCTGAATATGAGGAAAGGCGGCTAGGATTACTGCCTCCCGTCGGCGGCACCGCCGATCTGCCACGTCTCCTGTGGCCTTAGTGCCATAGGTGCGCAGTGGATCCCGGCCCTTGCCGGTGGGACAACTCCGTTTTAGGTGCTTCTTCAAGTTTTGTTACGGTTTGTGCCCTGCTTAGGAAAACGAGACGGCGACGACTtcttgaagatggaataaggttctgcccgcctagcccccgtcccggtggtgcgtctagcatcattggagggcgtgtggaggtgtgtctccggcggtTCTCACGGGATTCGGTTGGTGATTGTCATTGGTGGATCTGCTCGGATCCGGTCTTTGTTCATTTTTGTTCTTGTGTCCTCAGGTTGGATCCTTTCGATCTAAATTTCTCTTCATCGGTGGCGGTTGTTTGTTGTGGTGCATTGGTCCTATGGGGGCCTTAGCATGACGACCCCCGGCTGTCTACTACAACATGTTTTGCCCGGCTCCGGCGAGGAAGGGCGATGACGGCGG
This genomic window from Aegilops tauschii subsp. strangulata cultivar AL8/78 chromosome 4, Aet v6.0, whole genome shotgun sequence contains:
- the LOC109773192 gene encoding phytochrome A type 3, whose product is MSSSMPASSSSSRNRQSTQERVLAQTTLDAQLNAEFEESSDSFDYSKLVEAQRDTPTVLQEGRSEKVIAYLQHIQRGKMIQSFGCLLALDEKSFNVIAFSENAPEMLTTVSHAVPSVDDPPRLDIGTNVRSLFTDQGATALHKALGFADVSLLNPILVQCKSSGKPFYAIVHRATGCLVVDFEPVNPTEFPATAAGALQSYKLAAKAISKIQALPGGSMELLCNTVVKEVFELTGYDRVMAYKFHEDNHGEVFAEITKPGLEPYLGLHYPATDIPQAARFLFMKNKVRMICDVRARSIKVIEDEALPFDISLCGSALRAAHSCHLQYMENMNSIASLVMAVVVNENEEDDEVGSEQPAQQQKKKILWGLVVCHHESPRYVPFPLRYACEFLAQVFAVHVNKEFEVQKQLREKSILRMQTILSDMLFKEASPLTIVSGAPNIMDLIKCDGAALLYGGKVWRLGNAPTESQIRDLALWLSEVHMDSTGLSTESLHDAGYPGASALGDMVCGMAVAKINSNDILFWFRSHTAKEIRWGGAKNDPSDQDDSRRMHPRLSFKAFLEVVKMKSLAWTDSEMDAIHSLQLILRGTVDGVVKPTGKASLDEQIGDLKLDGLAELQAVTSEMVRLMETATVPILAVDGNGLVNGWNQKAAELTGLRVDDAIGRHILTLVEESSVSVVQRMLYLALQGKEEKEVRFEVKTHGPKRDDGPVILVVNACASRDLHDDVVGVCFVAQDMTVHKLVMDKFTRVEGDYKAIIHNPNPLIPPIFGADEFGWCCEWNAAMTKLTGWHKEEVLDKMLLGEVFDSRNASCLLKNKDAFVSLCAVINSGLAGKETEKAPFGFFNRSGKYTECLLSVNRRQNEDGLITGVFCFIHIPSHELQQALQVQQASEQASLKRLKAFSYMRHAINNPLSGMLYSRKALKNTDLNEEQMRQIHVSDNCHHQLNKILADLDQDSIMEKSSCLDLEMAEFALQDVVVAAVSQVLIACEGKGIRVSCNLPERFMKKLIYGDGVRLQQILSDFLSISVKFSPVGGSIEISAKATKNSIGENLHLIDLDLRIKHHGLGVPAELMAQMFEEDDTQQSEEGLGLLVSRNLLRLMNGDVRHLREAGMSIFILTAELACGPTAMEH